In Glycine max cultivar Williams 82 chromosome 4, Glycine_max_v4.0, whole genome shotgun sequence, the genomic stretch AAGGATCCGCATCCCTGTCTCGTAAATTATCTAatgaagattaaaaaattttaaaacaagtttTAACTAAAGTTTAATCTTATCAGTATAtatctaatataattaatttttatattttaaattattcaaaatatttgtatatactttaaatattataaaaataataaaatatgttctTATTTACAATAACGgtaaaaaagtcattttttccattttacaATTAAAGATTACAAAAACACTTAagtttaaatgtataaaatttaacatattaaatttaataactttagcataaaattattattattattattattattcatatcTTATGAACTATAAAATCACATTCAAAgtgttgaaattaaaaaatttacttgatTGTATCTTTTGATCCTTATGTTTGAAGTTTAGATTTATTGATTAAGATTTACTGatctaactaattaaaaaagccTATTTACCTTATAAATCATTTGtaattttagaaatataattatggtagttataaattttgtattttatatcaATCTTTTCATTAACCGAGGATATAACTCAATTGGTTGAGTAATATGTGAATTATTGTAAACTCGTGATATATGTTTTCAATTCCTAAAATTCTAATATATTTCTATCATCACTAAACAAGTAGAAGCTAATTGCTTACCTTGATTTTTTTGCAAATGAATGTTCTATTATCcatgatattttcttttatttgaaaacatataatttttttaaacattaatatttaaaagaatcttcttttgttttataaGACTAAGCTTTTGTTTAGAATTATTTTGTAGAAGATTATTATGGGATTTTATATTAgataaaactgaaaataaattagtgtgaagaaaaaatttaagaaatacgAATACTTGTATTTTGGTAAGATTTATGTTGGTCTCATTTTACTTTGTAAGACTTTGtgaattttttacttatataattttttagaatttttaaagtttttatatatataatgttaaacatatcataattattaattactctAGCATGGCTTTATTTTATTCTGGAAATAtgtgtacaatatatatatatatatcaactaattaatttttttaatatttttgtttaaacaaACTAAATTATATAGCAAGTGTTGTCaacattttcaattattatacggcttactatttttttccctaatcttttttatccttatactttttaattgtatttttagtcctttaactttttttctctccttattcctaatgacaaaaaaaaattaaggaactaaaagtaagtataaaaaaagagttaagaaactaaaaacaaataaacaaaaatttagaaagtaaaaataaaaggtttaaaaaaattaagcgttaaaaagataatagacccattattatatatatggagAGAGATAGTTTGATGTCTATACATTCCGAGtgaaataattttagttattaaatcataaattattgtttaaattattctagaataattattttaaaagttaattaatttatcatatatgataaattataattgaataatataaattttttttacattatcaatgtaCAATCCTTTTTCatactaaaaaaaagatatccactcatttaagaaatttttgacattattaaaaatatgaaaaactttatttttttccatatttGGTGCTTCAATAATagtgattttttctttctttttagacaatttaattttttaaatttaaaaaaaaatatatatatatatatatatatatatatatatatatatatatgtttttttatagcattaaatataaattagttttaagatgcaacaaaaaagaaatagtttAAGATGGCGAATACTATTCTCGATATATAAGCCCGGTATATTGTAGTCGTTGAAATATTCGcaaatttttttccttctaaatcAAAACATATACTTTAAGGTAAAATAACATAGTAACTAACACAATAAAAATTCTTGTAAAGCTACACGACATGTAACTTCACTTTGCAGTAACGTTTGACCAATAAGAAAAGACTAATAAACAATAATCACCAATAAGATggagataaaataaaagtagagaattacatcatattttaaaaatcaactaTCATAGGCAGCTAAAGATTTGGGATTctaacaactaacaaattataaACAAGAAGGacattcatataaaaatagTCGACACTAATACATTCACcctaaggcccaaaaatatattaacaaaaaaggTTAAAATCACTAGTGAGCTCATGCCAGTAGTCAGTACTCACAGTAGTAGTGGACTGGCACGAAACCTGGTGAAGGTAAGGTGAAAATTGGAATCAATGTGAAATATCAATTATTGAAAACAATCATTTTCTCATAATGCTATATCGTAGAAACATCAAAAACTTTGGCCTCATACGTCTCAACGATATTATAATTCTTCAGTACAGTACAATTTTCCAGCCTAGTTTGGTAGAGACATTCATATTCAACGCAGGATGTCTGagtttaggaataaaaaaaacaagacaatTGATTGTTATGTGAACCGATTATTGAAACAAAACCAatagattatttattattttttgttacttgTGACAATCGATAATGAGtcaaaacaatcaatcattTTCTATATAGCACTCAAACATGCAAAAATCGAAACCTAATAAAACCATATAAAGATTACTATCCACTTAGTGTTTCTCAACAGGCCAACTACAATAGCTTCCACCACATCAATTATGGTGAACGTATTGTCTCAACAAATCAACCACAGCTCAACACTGAGCAATGCAAAAACGTTAATTGGGTAAGTAGTAAGCATTCTTTAAATGAAGGTTGCTAGCCAAATGATTTCCATTGTTGCCTTTAAATAACATACATCTAGTCTTAGAATAACTAAAGATACTAACCCATACTACAACTAAACTGGCCTAACCAATAACTAAAGATAACAATGCTAGTACCAACGGGATAATTACCACAAAACGGTGAACAGCTACCTGATACACAGCTTAAAGTCATTTGATCACTCCGGCCAcaggaagaaaaaattaaatgctcTGAAGAAGAGTAAACTGATAAGCAGAAGACAAGCACCCAGTTAAGGAATAAACAGGGGGAACAAATACCCACTTCTAGGTTTTCCGACGCTTTCTACTCTTCAGCTCACTTCCTTGTGCCTTTGATGAACTTGCAGTCTTGCCCTTGGAATCTTCTATCTCTCCTGCTGAAACATCTGAGTTCTCATTCTCAAAATGTTTTCTCTTCAATAAACCAGATTTCACTTTGCCAGTACCATTAACATCAGTCTTTCCACCACTTTTAACAGGTTTTCCTTTGGAAATGGCAGCCTTTGGTGTTTCTTGCTTGGATTTTCCACTTTTTAGGGTTTCGTGCTTAGACTTGGCAGAGGGTTTTGGTTTGCTGCTGTCATCATCCTTTGATTCACTTGTCTTGGAAGTATccgtattttttaatttattactcaTTTTTTTAGCAGCAACAATAGATTTACTGCTACCACTTTTAGGAGTGCCGTCCTTAGATTTTCTACTAACTTTATCCTCAGATTTGCTATTAGCCTTGGAACCTTTGGATTTGTTGCCATCTTTGGCCTTCTGGCTAGACTTCGTGGATGCACCCTTTGATCCATTGGATGCTGCTGCTCCACCGCTACaaattgaagtaaaaaatttagataTCAAACAAGACGTGGCACTGAAATAGGTTAATTGATATTCACCAACCTTTTGGAAGAAGCATCCATCTTTCCTTGCTTGGTTGATTCACCAGCACTTgctttccctttcttcttcagtGACCTGAATAGGATCAGAGAACCATGCAATGTACATAAGACCAAATAAAGAAACAGCTGGAAAGCACACCATGCAAGCCACAGCATCAAAGAGAATCACAAAATACAGCAACAAACAAGACATGTCCATTTGAATCTCAAAACAAAGGGAAAACATTAAGCAATCTACTAACACAttcttaattgataaaaaatcaaacaaatgcAGCACATAGCCCAATTGCTTCACGAGGAATACAAATAGCCATATCCTACAATTTGAAACTTTTCCATCTTTATATATCAGTTAACAGATGAGTAGTATATCAGTGTCAAAGAAGTTACCTTCAAATTAAAggatattaaaagtttttttaaaaatatttttttagcacTCAACACAATGTATTAAATCCATCTGAAAATTCACAACCCTTACATGCTCTGGATATCCAACAGCTTCAATAATTGAAGGCCGCAGACATAATTGGAACATCAAATGTATGGCACAACAACAACTACCCTGGAATGAGCAGAGGAGGAGACATTTATGCAACAAATAAGTGACAAGCACAGACAAACAGCACCAACTAAGCCAAGAACACACGGTCACAATACACAAATTGTACAAAAGGGCAACATCACAATACACACACCAGATAAAGATAGGATAATACATCCAGATGTAACTAAAGTAAATGACATTAACAATATGCAGTACATACATATCAGTGGAAACATCAAGATCTGCACGATCACTTCGTTCTTCCTGTCCATAGAAATAGTTTCCATTAATTTAGACACAGAAAAATTGGTGTGAAAAGTACAAGGCAGAGACCGACCTCATCTGCATCTGAGTCAGCTTCAATGACCTTCCATTTTTCCTTCACGAGATTTAATGTTTCTTCATCACCATCATCATACAAGACCTAAATAAAGAACAAGAAGATAAGGATTCATTTGGATAAGCTTTGAAAAATGTGCTTTTATGATATAGCTTTTCTTCACATGCTACTCTGTCTAGCTTATGAGAAAAACACAAATGATTTTCGTTTTCATTATTTGTGTTTCACTTTCCAGAAAAACCTTTCCAATTACTAACTTCGTTCCtatatataaaattcttttCAGAAACATGCCTGTCCCTTTCCATAAGACCCTCTTGAATTGTTTCTTTGcatcaattagttttttttttacccaaataACCTTAATTACATGACAATTTTTGTGGTCAATACTATAAACTGATAAGCTAAACTCATTTGCTCTGTTGTGAAAATTGCAAAAGATGGCTAGCACACTTTATTGGAAAAAATGAGTACCAATAACCTGAAGGGTAATTTTGGAAAAGTAACAAATGATCTAGACTTTCCAACAAATAGCTAAAGACACTTAAATGGGAGAACAACACAGAAGACCAAATACAAAGCTTTTAGTGATGGGAAGGAAGGGTACAGAGATGTCTCTATAAACTGTCAAATCACCTTGTGCTTCTTTTTGGCAGAATCAAAAGAATCAATAACACCTATGTAAAACCTGTAACAGATTATGTGTCAGTgaaaaatatatagtaaatatTTCTATCACATCAAAATAAACAGGCAAACTGATCACAAATAGAATGTGCACGACGGTATACCCTAGTTTTCAAACATATATTCTTTCCACTTTCCACCTATTTCACACAAAATTTTACATAAGATACCAATTATAGTTTGAGTAGTACTTTGTGTAATAATGACAAGGGACAATTTAACATATAAActgttgaaataaattaaatcaacaagACCGCGATAACTTAACAAAAAGGTTTACACAAAGATACATCCAGTAATTGTGCCTGTAATACAAATAATGCAAATATCATGAACACAAAGCAACATTTAGTCCAGATTAAGAGGTCTGAAAGCATGTGCTCCACATCTCAACAcaaccaaattttaaaaaaactaagatTAAAATTGGAAAGTAAATGCAAAATAGCACAAGGCACTTCTGGGCCCCAAGTTGACCAAAATTTCAAGTGAGGACATGTAAAAATTGAAGATATGTTAAGTACTTACTCATGATCCTTAGGCCACCAAACTTTGACCCGTAGACCAACAAGGTTTTCACCATATTCCTTCACATCAGAGTCCTGATGCAGCAGCAAGATAATCAGCAATCAGTGTGAGAAGAGAAAATTCAGGATTAGCAAGACATAGCTACTGAAAGAATTTTCCTAAAGTAAAAGATCCCTAACAATTATGACTTGGAAGtttgaatataataatttaaaaattcagagtGAACAGGATACATACATTTTCTTTTCCTGGAGTGCGTTTCCTTTTCACATTTGTCTTGGGAGTCTCCTCTGACTTTCCATCTTTAGTTGATTTTGTACCAGATGTCGGAGAAGAAACCATTTCCTAAATAATAAACAGTGATTCCTTTAATGCTAATAAGCAGTAGCAAAGAATCAAGTACCGTATAAAGCTCAAAAAGATACCTTATCCACATCCGATGATTTTGCAACATCTGCTTCAGAGTTAGCTTTCCCCCGACCTCCCTTTTTCTTGTACTCCATCTGCCTTGAAGAGGATCCACCACTACCCTTTTTGTTTTCATCAGATTTCTTGGCAGAGTGTTTTTTCGCATCTGCATCATTTGCAGCCCCACTTCCTTTTTTAACTGAATCTACCACACTAGTTTTTTTCACATCAGACTTCTGACCAAGTGCCTTTTTCACTGAGCGCCTGGTAGGCTTGGCTTCTGAATCACTAGCTGACACCTTTGAAACATCCTCTGCAGTCCCTTCTTTTACAGGGTcatctttcttttttgattGTCCAAGTTTCTTGGAATGATTTTCATCACAGAGGCTCTCACTTGGTGGAGAAGCAACAATTTCAGAATCATCATTGCATGCCTTTGGCGACATAATATTAGCATCAATCTCTTTGTCATTCTCTGAAGGTCCTGCAGCTTCAACAGAATGGTCCTCGTGAGGGGAACTGTGAACTATCTTGCAGTTGCTTTCACAGTCGAGCATTTTCTCAGTTTCCTTCTCATTAGTAGCAACTTGACCCTTGGAAGGTTTTGCCGATTTAGTTGAAGAGCTTGATTTCTTTCGTTGTTTCTTGGTagctttttctgttttttgtttactATTGTCAACTTTTTCAATGTCCAAATCATTATGCACCCCATGACCAAAAGTATTCAAACCATCAGAGTGATTAGAACAATCAgcatcctctttttttttaatggactCGGAATCAGCTAAAGCATTATCTTCTCCAACACATGCAACACCATTGCTCATGACTGACTTTGGAGATTTATTCACATCATCGGGATTTTCTTGCTGAGAGGATGTAACTTCCCTTGAATCTTTTTTAACCACCTGATCAAACCACAATCAACATATTCCagtattcaattataaaaaattagaaccaAAAGACACATAAATAGCAGGAACATAAAAGTAGGGGCATACATGTGTTGACTCCTCCAGTGATTGTTTTGCTGACTCACTCTTATCTTCCTGAAAGAAGTCAAAATGaccaaaagaaaatttcatGAATTTTCTCATCATGTAATGTTTCAAACATGAATTGACAAAAGACCAACCGAAAATTTACCACATGCTCACTAGTAACACATGTATCATTTTTCTCCAAGTCATCAGATGTATCTTGGCATATTGAAGCAAGTACTGCACTATAATCATCCACAGATATACCCAATGATTTCACTGATTGAACCAAGTAGGGTTTAAGCTTGGTTGCACAGCTTTCAAGGACCCTCTCCCCCAATTTCTGGGCTATTGGAAAAACTTCCTAGATCACAATAATTATCAACATCAAAACAATGATAAAATTTGGACAACATAAACAAGGTTCAAGTTTAAAATCACAATCTACTACATTTTAATTGTCAAACTACAACCTTGTTGTCTTTCTTAATGCTGGCAAGGAGTGGAGACAGCAGGTCTAAGGATATATCTTCGCTTTCCTCTAGAACAAGGGTCATAATTGTTTCCATGGACGAAAAAACATTTTCTGGATGATGTTCCCTGAAATTTTCAAATAGACCCCCACACGTTAAATGTTTCCAGCTGTCTTAAAAAATGCATTTGTATATATGTAACACTTATGTTGCACAGGTACAAGTACAAATAATGGTTTCAATACAAtacataaatacaaaaatttttctaaaaatcagGATACAGATATGGCaatatatatttagtaaaatatacTACCTCAGTTCCGTTTTAACTGTCATTTAAGGTTGTTAAGTGAAAACcaagaaatagaataaaatttcttgattcaaataaaataattgtgggGTTTCctattttgttctcttttcttttcactccACAATAAATGCATGTGTAAAGATTAGGAGAGAAGTAAGGGCATAATTGATAGAAGAGTAATTAATGtgatcttgaactttgcaaCTGACAgataaatagaaacaaaaattctaaaatatgtGACAATTAAAAAGGAGTGGAGGgagtatttatatttatatattgcttatgttttattaatttaatatttcttgatatcttcaattttcttaatatagTTGATATTTAGGTTAATTTACTAATTGCTATCatcataataattttgttgGTCTTTAATCTCTTACAGAAGCTATTGAAGAAGCATAATTGTAGtcgaattcaaataaaaatgctTGATTCAAGTCATGAAATCGATTCCTTCATTATCCAAAGAAAAAATGTACACAAGAGGGTTAAAGATAAAGGAACTTAAGCTCTAATACGGGGGAACCATACTATACATGTATCAGTATCCTCTACAGGGATACATagtcaaatttaaaatgttcGTGCATCAGAGTGTAAAAATATATGGAAAGAAGTGATCAGTAATCACACAAGTTATTACGCGTTTACAAGGTattaaaaacttcgtaccccattgcccagaggctcttcgctatgcgaaggtatgggggagggatgttgtacgcagccttacccttgcatatgcaaagaggctgtttccggattcgaacccatgaccaacaagtcaccaaggcacaactttaccgctagGTATTAAGCaggaaaaaataaacacatatTAAGATAGTTCACACGGACTATGTAGTAAAAGATCAGAATAATCAAATCATGTTTGAAGTAGAATTATAGATAACAAAGTATTTAAAGCCACAATGATGCTGAACTTGTCCAAAACAGGTACTATAGTTTTACCTTATGGCTTTCAAGAAATGCTGAAACATCTCCAAAATCAGCACATCACATTCAAGGTCCAGCATTACCACACATGATCTCACTTTCGCAACAGTTTCAAGAATTGAGATCCTCTTTGGATATGTTTGGCTTAACTTATCATGTAGATTTTCAAATGATGATACTATTAATTGAAATACCTCCTGCATGAAAATGTATTGGTAAAATTCAGTTGATTTACTGATGTCTTTCGTACAGACCATGATAAACAGTCAAGTCCATTCATATATTGTAGTAGAAAAAATTGTGCACACCTTCATTTGATCATCATCATAAGGAGCTTCAGGTGCAGTGATTCTAGTTATTTCACTGATGCAAGATGCAACTGCAATTTTGACATCATCATCTGAGTGCCTTAAAAGTTTTTCTGCAATCAATGCTTTCAATGATGGAGAGAGTGCATTTTGCATAGAGTCAGTCGGGGACTGTTCAACCCTTGACAGGCAACTCTCTACTTGCTGAAGTGCAAAGGGAAAAATaagatgtaaaaattaaaatcacaaaattgtGTTTAATGCTTTGACCAACCATTTAGTTAGGACTGTTTAGACTTGCGTATCTTTTATCAGAAATGAAATTTTCAGCTTCACctcacttcaaagttcaaacattagcagtactttaaattttttatataataaaactataaaatcaacCTTTCTTAGAATTGCCTGAATTCAGAGACATTATTTAAAACAGAACATTCTCCATCACCTGCAAAGCTAAAGAACGCTTAGATGATAGCCCATCAGGAAGTTAAACAATGCTGGTCTTGTGAGAAATGATAATGTTAAGATGGATGTATGACcatgcaagaaaagaaaagatacaAAACTATTGTGTATAATAAGTGATTGGTGCAGCAGCAATTGAAGAAAGGACGACAAAAAGCAGATTAAGGTGAATAGGAGATGTACAAAGAATGTCCTGAGAGGCACTAGAGAAAAGAGGAGAGGGAGACCAAGAAGGACATTGTAGGAATTGGTAAAGATGGATCTCATTGAAAATAATATCTCAGaaactttgttcttttttaacCAAGAAGAATGGTGTCAtgtgatccatgtagccaaccctacctagtgggataaggctttcAACCCATCCTCTTAATCTTCAGACATTATTTATAGCCCAACCTGACACCCCCTAGCTCCACATAAAATCCCCAAACTCATCATAGATAACTTTCACACCCATCATCACAAACCTCCCAAATTACCTCACCAAACCAAAAAAGGCCAAGATATTTAACAGCAAATTAACAAAAGATGGAGGGTGAGTCTTGCTGGACTTGGTGTAAAGCCAGCAGATTATGGTGGTGCTCTGAAAATGTGGGGGGAGTTCAACCTTTACACGGTGAAGCCAGGGAAACACCTCTGCTATAACCACTGCAATACCACTAGAACCAAGCCCAACATCCCCGGAACTAGCTTAGCACTTGGCACCACCCCAAACCCCTTGCTTACTACACTCACCATCAAACCAATAATCAACAATCAATAAttctaataattgataaaaaccGAACAAAGCCTATTTCAGGACCTAATTCAATTTTCTTCACTTCCATCATTTATTTCACACAAACCTAGCCAAACAACTAAGAAGATTGatgttaattataattaattccaacaaattaataatattagcaATCACGTACCAATTAGAACCCCGTAACATAGGATGTCTATTATAACTTAACACCTACGGTATAACACTTATCCCTTGACGGGCAAACCAATTGAGGTAATAGAATAACAATTTGAAATCAAACATTCCATGAAGTAATCGTCACTTTTCTACCACtgatttatataaaagattaaacaGCAACGAGATGCAACATGCCTCAACAcgtaaaaatgaaaagaaaaaaaataacacccccaaaacaaatctaaaaaatcACGAGCAAGTggttaaaataataagatttgaagagaagaaagaaggggAAAAGGCGTTATTACTTCTAGGAGTGCGAGGAGCTCCTCCACTGACGAAGGAGGATCTACAAGCTTGTTACCGGCTTCGAGAAGTTGTTCTTCCAATTCTTTATCTGCTCCCGCCATTGGATTTGGTGGTGCCGTCTCTGAGTCTCTCTTCTTTCTGATCTAACACGGAATCGCGCCACACACTCTCTTCTGTTTCACTCCATCGATGCCCTGAAAACCTCCAATCGAATCGATTTGAGATGGAAAGAGAAAGATTAGGGTTCTTTACTTAAAGAAAATTTCCCCCTTTTTCCCCTTTTACGAGAAACAAGAAGACAGAGAGGCCTGGTGACAccacaaaaaaaatctaaacaagagaaagaaaggtCTGTTTTAGggaaattttaaaacctgtatcAATATAAGGGAAcggttatatatatagagagagagtgtATTTAATTGTGTATACGTgtgtaattaaaaatacttgcagaaaaataaaatatataatctgtataatattttttactttatttcatcaattaaataaaatattttatggtaaaaatgttatattattgtttaattattgtatataataaattcattgttttctataataaatactttaaaagcaatgtttaatataattatttattatttgataattgataattaaaattttacattaatcttaaaaattaataaaacatagttattaaaaaacaaataataaaatgtggactatattttgtttctatgttaa encodes the following:
- the LOC100809147 gene encoding nucleolar protein dao-5 isoform X2, whose protein sequence is MQNALSPSLKALIAEKLLRHSDDDVKIAVASCISEITRITAPEAPYDDDQMKEVFQLIVSSFENLHDKLSQTYPKRISILETVAKVRSCVVMLDLECDVLILEMFQHFLKAIREHHPENVFSSMETIMTLVLEESEDISLDLLSPLLASIKKDNKEVFPIAQKLGERVLESCATKLKPYLVQSVKSLGISVDDYSAVLASICQDTSDDLEKNDTCVTSEHVEDKSESAKQSLEESTHVVKKDSREVTSSQQENPDDVNKSPKSVMSNGVACVGEDNALADSESIKKKEDADCSNHSDGLNTFGHGVHNDLDIEKVDNSKQKTEKATKKQRKKSSSSTKSAKPSKGQVATNEKETEKMLDCESNCKIVHSSPHEDHSVEAAGPSENDKEIDANIMSPKACNDDSEIVASPPSESLCDENHSKKLGQSKKKDDPVKEGTAEDVSKVSASDSEAKPTRRSVKKALGQKSDVKKTSVVDSVKKGSGAANDADAKKHSAKKSDENKKGSGGSSSRQMEYKKKGGRGKANSEADVAKSSDVDKEMVSSPTSGTKSTKDGKSEETPKTNVKRKRTPGKENDSDVKEYGENLVGLRVKVWWPKDHEFYIGVIDSFDSAKKKHKVLYDDGDEETLNLVKEKWKVIEADSDADEEERSDRADLDVSTDMSLKKKGKASAGESTKQGKMDASSKSGGAAASNGSKGASTKSSQKAKDGNKSKGSKANSKSEDKVSRKSKDGTPKSGSSKSIVAAKKMSNKLKNTDTSKTSESKDDDSSKPKPSAKSKHETLKSGKSKQETPKAAISKGKPVKSGGKTDVNGTGKVKSGLLKRKHFENENSDVSAGEIEDSKGKTASSSKAQGSELKSRKRRKT
- the LOC100809147 gene encoding nucleolar protein dao-5 isoform X1 — translated: MAGADKELEEQLLEAGNKLVDPPSSVEELLALLEQVESCLSRVEQSPTDSMQNALSPSLKALIAEKLLRHSDDDVKIAVASCISEITRITAPEAPYDDDQMKEVFQLIVSSFENLHDKLSQTYPKRISILETVAKVRSCVVMLDLECDVLILEMFQHFLKAIREHHPENVFSSMETIMTLVLEESEDISLDLLSPLLASIKKDNKEVFPIAQKLGERVLESCATKLKPYLVQSVKSLGISVDDYSAVLASICQDTSDDLEKNDTCVTSEHVEDKSESAKQSLEESTHVVKKDSREVTSSQQENPDDVNKSPKSVMSNGVACVGEDNALADSESIKKKEDADCSNHSDGLNTFGHGVHNDLDIEKVDNSKQKTEKATKKQRKKSSSSTKSAKPSKGQVATNEKETEKMLDCESNCKIVHSSPHEDHSVEAAGPSENDKEIDANIMSPKACNDDSEIVASPPSESLCDENHSKKLGQSKKKDDPVKEGTAEDVSKVSASDSEAKPTRRSVKKALGQKSDVKKTSVVDSVKKGSGAANDADAKKHSAKKSDENKKGSGGSSSRQMEYKKKGGRGKANSEADVAKSSDVDKEMVSSPTSGTKSTKDGKSEETPKTNVKRKRTPGKENDSDVKEYGENLVGLRVKVWWPKDHEFYIGVIDSFDSAKKKHKVLYDDGDEETLNLVKEKWKVIEADSDADEEERSDRADLDVSTDMSLKKKGKASAGESTKQGKMDASSKSGGAAASNGSKGASTKSSQKAKDGNKSKGSKANSKSEDKVSRKSKDGTPKSGSSKSIVAAKKMSNKLKNTDTSKTSESKDDDSSKPKPSAKSKHETLKSGKSKQETPKAAISKGKPVKSGGKTDVNGTGKVKSGLLKRKHFENENSDVSAGEIEDSKGKTASSSKAQGSELKSRKRRKT